One genomic region from Plasmodium chabaudi chabaudi strain AS genome assembly, chromosome: 7 encodes:
- a CDS encoding DNA helicase, putative: MDVCEFVDPIRKRKITNNLIDFDKYVYKEKNDKCEEKQSNEYVVKKKKKKKLRRVLDSSNSDSSDKENIKKEYNNECEENKKNDDELLCKSYEDSMTNDNEIEERKEYERNLKKLYNCLLGSIKVKNKIIKYFTQNIKEKRQDIIKEFVKGSFRINNYDADFEDFEKNVNTFHKLKKYQKCGVYWLYILYKEKKNGILADEMGLGKTAQTCVFLDYMYKTNKLQNKTIIVAPTSLLKNWDNEIDMWCPYLKNHKIIYYGNQNERKYLAYDIFTNKKKNNNNNTIHLIITSINMLTGKNDAAYFRQIRKYDYLIFDEAHFLKNKNSLIYKKLQKRIVFSNKILLTGSPIQNKTQELTNLLLFLMPHIFTEQNINAAMDAFLKLYQEVIEKKDELDDTQLESNTQSRNYNIMDIYEIESEPDENKQNKIKTNKDDDVYCVSDSYGDEENENNSDEEKDEGYMCENTRTIIKNYLDETIKHHEKNVDIKNKEIILLQLIIEPYILRRSKKHVFIDMPKKHSIIIKLPLNNTQLDLYKDEILSKLQHTHKHLEFLQTNSSKEEMDKLKSILEGKTEKESKNLQTNESNSTTDTKNFDEMKGSSDNYDEDDDKIDEETINIEKEEENDEENKAKIIINKREDEEMVKISQVTSTSSQNSNSSGTTKEERGKMINASIFILRRICNHPLLHKYYYSVDDIKKISKYFYNNTDQYLDLDLKTVENEFMKISDFDIHLSIKHLISQGDNNLNKYLIDKKHILNSTKIHHMLTLIKNIKEKKEKVLIFSQYTTFLDIIEESLLYEFIYDENDYAEHSSFVDKTQSVSKQNNEVETDHNNEVENGHNNDKQNNNFSKRTSFNKDDDTYMRSPSAMSTSSQLSEKRTQNNIYVRLDGSTNTIERQQIIKEFSENDNVFIFLLSTKAGGVGLNLIAANHVILMDQDWNPHNDRQAEDRVHRLGQKKEVYIYRLCCKNTIEETVLKCCKAKLHLDQAFGGNSDLLQTAFIKDALNVVEMK, from the exons ATGGATGTATGCGAATTTGTTGATCCAATaaggaaaagaaaaataacaaataatttaattgactttgataaatatgtatataaagaaaaaaatgataagtGTGAAGAAAAGCAAAGTAATGAATatgttgtaaaaaaaaaaaaaaaaaaaaaattaagaagGGTATTGGACAGTTCAAATAGTGATAGTAGTGATAAAGAGAATAtcaaaaaagaatataacaACGAAtgtgaagaaaataaaaaaaatgatgatgagCTTTTATGTAAAAGTTATGAAGATAGTATGAcaaatgataatgaaattgaagaaagaaaagaatatgaaagaaatttaaaaaagttgtATAATTGTTTACTAGGTTcaataaaagtaaaaaataaaattataaaatattttacacaaaatataaaagaaaaaagacaagatataataaaagaatttgTAAAAGGTTCATTtagaattaataattatgatgcAGATTTTGAagattttgaaaaaaatgtaaatacatttcataaattaaaaaaatatcaaaaatgtGGAGTTTATtggttatatattttatataaagaaaaaaaaaatggaattttAGCTGATGAAATGGGATTAGGAAAAACAGCCCAGACATGTGTATTTTTagattatatgtataaaacaaataaattacaaaataaaactatTATAGTAGCACCAACaagtttattaaaaaactGGGACAACGAAATAGATATGTGGTGTCCATATCTTAAGaatcataaaattatatattatggaaatcaaaatgaaaggaaatatttagcttatgatatatttacaaataaaaaaaaaaataataataataatacaatacatttaattattactaGTATTAATATGTTAACTGGAAAAAACGATGCTGCATATTTTAGACAAATTCGTAAATATGATTATCTAATTTTTGATGAagcacattttttaaaaaataaaaattcattaaTCTATAAAAAGTTGCAAAAAAGAATTGTTTTTagtaacaaaatattactTACTGGTTCTCCTATTCAAAACAAAACACAAGAACTAACGAAccttcttttatttttaatgccacatatatttacagAGCAGAATATAAATGCTGCTATGGATGCCTTTTTAAAGTTATATCAAGAGGTAATCGAGAAAAAAGACGAGCTAGATGACACCCAATTAGAATCCAATACTCAATCGCGTAACTACAATATTATGgatatttatgaaatagAATCCGAACCAGATGAAAAtaagcaaaataaaataaaaacaaataaggATGATGATGTATATTGTGTAAGTGATAGTTATGgagatgaagaaaatgaaaataattcggatgaagaaaaagatGAAGGATATATGTGTGAAAATACTCGaactattataaaaaattatcttGATGAAACAATCAAACatcatgaaaaaaatgttgatattaaaaataaagaaattattttattacaacTAATTATTGAACCATATATTCTTCGACGATCTAAAAAACACGTTTTTATAGATATGCCTAAAAAGCAtagtataataattaaactGCCTCTAAATAACACACAACTcgatttatataaagacGAGATATTGTCAAAATTGCAACACACACATAAGCATTTAGAATTTTTACAAACAAATTCAAGTAAAGAAGAGATGGACAAACTAAAATCAATACTAGAAGGAAAAACAGAAAAGGAAtctaaaaatttacaaacgAACGAATCAAACAGTACAACGGATACTAAAAATTTCGACGAAATGAAAGGAAGTAGTGATAATTATGATGAAGATGATGATAAAATCGATGAAGAAAcgataaatatagaaaaggaagaagagaatgatgaagaaaataaagcaaaaattataataaacaaaagaGAGGATGAAGAAATGGTAAAAATTAGCCAAGTCACTTCTACATCATCACAAAATAGTAATAGTAGTGGTACTACAAAAGAAGAGAGAGGTAAAATGATTAATGCttctattttcattttaagaAGAATATGTAATCATCCATTgttacataaatattattattcggttgatgatataaaaaaaatatcgaaatatttttataataatacgGATCAATATTTAGATTTAGATTTAAAAACAGTggaaaatgaatttatgaaaatctCCGATTTTGATATACATTTATCAATTAAACATTTAATATCTCAAGgagataataatttaaataaatatttaatagataaaaaacatattttaaatagtaCAAAAATACATCATATGTTAACtcttattaaaaatataaaagaaaaaaaagaaaaagttttaattttttcacaatATACTACATTTTTAGATATTATTGAAGAATCACTATTATAcgaatttatttatgatgAGAATGATTATGCTGAGCATTCCAGTTTTGTTGATAAAACTCAGAGTGTtagtaaacaaaataacGAAGTAGAAACCGACCACAATAATGAAGTAGAAAATGGCCACAATAATGACAAacaaaataacaatttttcaaaacGAACTAGCTTTAATAAAGATGATGATACTTATATGCGATCCCCTTCAGCAATGTCTACTTCTTCACAATTATCCGAAAAAAGaacacaaaataatatttatgtcCGATTAGATGGTTCGACAAATACCATTGAAAGACagcaaattataaaagagTTTTCggaaaatgataatgtttttatttttttactttcaaCAAAAGCGGGTGGTGTTGGCTTGAACTTAATCGCAGCTAACCATGTCATTCTCATGGACCAG GACTGGAACCCCCACAACGATAGACAAGCCGAAGACCGGGTGCACAGATTGG gacaaaaaaaagaggTATACATTTATCGACTATGttgtaaaaatacaatagaGGAGACAGTTCTTAAG TGTTGTAAAGCTAAATTACACCTTGATCAAGCTTTTGGAGGAAATAGCGATTTATTACAAACAGCTTTTATAAAA GATGCCTTAAATGTAGtggaaatgaaataa